The proteins below are encoded in one region of Triticum aestivum cultivar Chinese Spring chromosome 1B, IWGSC CS RefSeq v2.1, whole genome shotgun sequence:
- the LOC123131988 gene encoding endo-1,3;1,4-beta-D-glucanase translates to MASPQCCANPPALNPAAGEGKVVDSFGGIKAYVAGAKESKAAVVLISDVYGFEAPNLRKIADKVASSGYFVVVPDFLHGDPFVPEDADRPIAVWIKEHTPGKAFEEAKPVIAALKEQGASSVGAAGYCWGAKVVAELAKANEIQAAVMSHPSFVTVNDIEEVKCPIAILGAETDVMSPPELVKKFEQVLSSNSGIAHFVKIFPGVSHGWTVRYKSEDAAAVKSAEEALADMIDWFNKNLK, encoded by the exons ATGGCGAGCCCGCAGTGCTGCGCGAACCCACCGGCGCTCAATCCCGCCGCCGGCGAGGGCAAGGTCGTGGACAGCTTCGGCGGGATCAAGGCGTACGTCGCCGGCGCCAAAGAGTCGAAGGCCGCCGTCGTCCTCATCTCCGACGTCTACG GGTTTGAAGCGCCGAATCTGAG GAAGATAGCCGATAAAGTTGCTTCGTCTGGATATTTTGTTGTGGTGCCAGATTTCTTACATGGGGATCCATTTGTACCTGAAGACGCTGACAGACCAATAGCAGTGTGGATAAAGGAGCATACCCCG GGAAAAGCATTTGAAGAGGCAAAACCTGTTATTGCTGCTCTAAAGGAACAAGGAGCGTCTAGCGTTGGGGCTGCAGGTTATTGCTGGGGTG CAAAGGTAGTTGCAGAGTTAGCGAAAGCTAATGAGATCCAGGCAGCCGTTATGTCGCACCCTTCATTTGTTACTGTCAATGATATAGAAG AGGTGAAATGCCCCATCGCTATACTTGGAGCTGAAACTGACGTAATGTCCCCACCAGAATTGGTCAAGAAGTTCGAGCAGGTTCTATCCTCTAACTCAGGG ATTGCTCACTTTGTCAAGATATTCCCTGGGGTTTCTCATGGATGGACCGTGAGATACAAAAGCGAAGACGCAGCTGCTGTGAAGAGCGCCGAGGAAGCCCTGGCGGACATGATTGACTGGTTCAACAAGAACCTCAAGTGA